A region of the uncultured Bacteroides sp. genome:
TTTTGGCTTGATATGCCAGTTCTATCCAAGCGTCCAATTCTTTGATAGCCTGCTCTTTATTTACTTGTGTCCATATTTCTTTCAAACTTTCTTTCAGATAGTATGCTTTCATCAAGGGCTCATTCAGCTTCAAGGCATTGTCAAGTCTGGACTTGAATTGGTTATCAAAGATGTCTTTGCCATTGCATAGTAATAACCATCTAGTTCCTTTAAACACTTTTCGTTTATTCAGATCCTTTTCCTCTCTGTAAACACTTCTACGTATTTCATCCAAAGCATCATTCATGAGTTTGACTACATGAAAGTGATCAAATACCAGAGTTGCTTCAGGTATATTCGTCATGACAGTTGAAACAAAAGCTGGAGATAAATCTGTAGCAACGGCCTTGATGACAGCATCAGATTTCTTTAGTTTCTTCCAAAAAACATCCAGAGAATCAGCACCTTTTCCATCGCCTATATATACAACTTGTCCTGTAAGAAGGTTTACTACGATTGTTTTGTAGACATGACCTTTTGCAACTGCGAACTCATCAATGCCAATATATTCAAGTTCGCTCAGGTCAGGGCATCCATAATGTCGCTGTAGATAACGTTTCTGGATATCCTTTACCGTATCCCAGGAAAGATGAAGGAAATGAGCAACATCCTTTATAGTACCTAAACGGGAGAGTTCAACTACAAGGCGAGCCAGGCGATTCGTATAAGAACGCTTGCCTGTAATAAAATGAATATTCTCCTGACGAATGCAATGACAATCTTTGCATTCTAAACGCTGAACTTTCATTTCTAAAAATACAGGTTTATGTCCTATGGGTACTCCGCGAAAACGACGAATAGTACTACCGGAGCGAATAAAGTGCCGACTCTTACAACAAGGACAACGAAGTTTTTCGGAACGGGTTTGGACTTCAAAGATAATACTCCTATCTTCGTAGCGTACGCGGGAGCATTCTTGCTCACAAACGCCAAAGGCGTGGTACAGAAAGCTGGTATTCATAATATTTTGGATTGGACTCTACAATATAATGATTTACCAGCTTATTTTTATATAGCAACTACGCATTTGTCGGATGAACCAAAGATAGTCTTTTTATTAATTGCTTCATCATTTATTATGTTAATTAGAAATATGTCTATTTACAAAAGCTGAGTAGTTACCCTTTTCCCTTTTGCAATGTCATTAGTATGTAGCTGGGGCTATTTAAATGTTATTAAATAATATCTGAATTCGGAAATCTTTATTTTAATTTAGGAACTGATAATAGTACCTTTTTGATCTTTT
Encoded here:
- a CDS encoding ISL3 family transposase, whose translation is MNTSFLYHAFGVCEQECSRVRYEDRSIIFEVQTRSEKLRCPCCKSRHFIRSGSTIRRFRGVPIGHKPVFLEMKVQRLECKDCHCIRQENIHFITGKRSYTNRLARLVVELSRLGTIKDVAHFLHLSWDTVKDIQKRYLQRHYGCPDLSELEYIGIDEFAVAKGHVYKTIVVNLLTGQVVYIGDGKGADSLDVFWKKLKKSDAVIKAVATDLSPAFVSTVMTNIPEATLVFDHFHVVKLMNDALDEIRRSVYREEKDLNKRKVFKGTRWLLLCNGKDIFDNQFKSRLDNALKLNEPLMKAYYLKESLKEIWTQVNKEQAIKELDAWIELAYQAKIPKLTTFANTLKAHKWGILAWYDYHISTGKLEGINNKIKTMKRQAYGYRDQRFFELKILAMHEKNYAFVG